The DNA segment TGACGCCACACAGGCCGGGGCCACCGACGTCGCGGAGAATCCGGATGTAGCCGCGCTCGCCCCATGACTGGCCCCATGAGTTCTTGATGGTCCAGTACTTGGCGCCGGAAGACATGTCGGTGCCGTATCCAACGACGGTGACGGCGTGCGCTAGGCGCGTGCCGCACGGGCCCGTGTAAACGCCACCCTTGTAGAACTGCATCCCGCTACCGACCTCGATGGCCACAGCCATGGGCTGCCGAGCGACGGCGGCCTGCAACGCCGCCTCGTTCCGCGGCGGCACCTTCCCGAAGCCAGTGATCTTGGCGGCATGGTGCGCGGACTTGGTGCGGTTGCAGGGCCCCCGCCGCGCCGTGTACGGGTAGTCCGCCTCTGTGGTGAGGCCACCGTTCTCGACAACCCATTTGTACGCCCGCCCGTACGACCCTAAGTTGCAGCCGCCGTCATAGCTGTCGCAGTCCACCAGCTGCTGCTCTGACAGAGAGACCAGCTTCCCCGTCTTGATCATGTTCAGGCTCTCGATGGTCGCCGCTGTCACGAACGCCCAGCAGCTACCTGCAGGCGTACGTAACGTAGGTCTAATGcagttaataattaataattaaggtATATTTTACGTTTGAAATGGAACCATATATTTTACGTTTGAAATGGAACCATGCGTGAAATTTACACGTACTGCATGTTGACgtttgggacttgggaggcACAACGGCGCCTTGGGCCCTCCAGTCGACACTGGCCGGAACGTCCACGCGGTAGGAGAAGCTGGCGTCGACGTCTCCGGCACCCGTCGTGATAACGGAGTCGTCCACGGGGCCATCGCCAGCGTAGTACCCGGTGTACGTGGCCAGGAACTCCTCCTCGGTGAGGTCTGCGAACTCGTTCTCGGCGAGCTGGTAAGTGAGGTCGCCGCGCAGGTTGACGGCGTCGATGAACTCCGCGTTGCGGCGGTACACATCGAAGCGCTGCAGCGCCTCTTCTGCGCTCGGGTACGACCGGTTGTGAGCTCCCTGCCAAGCGCGGAACCTGTCCATCATCACCATGTCGCCGACGTCCAAGCAGCTGCCCGCCGTCGCACGCGCCGGGAGCATGGAGGTGGCGAGAAGGGCACCGCACGACGCGAGCAGGGCCAGCGTGAGTACCGGTGGCGAGGCGCACGCCATGAATGGTGCCATGGCATGCACCTAACTTGTGGGTAAGTACGCGTTCCACCGTTCAATATTCCACTTCTGGTCGACTATGCATGCTTAGCTCTACTTACTTATATGGTGTGTCGGGGTGCTGGGCTGGAGGTGTCAACGTCGAAAAGATGCGCTGATGGATGTAATTTGGCTAGCGACAAGTGCACACAAATGACGCCTGCTGGTCGTGCGGCCATTAGTGGAATGGCAACCAACCGTATTTCTCTTGTAATTGTGTTGCACGGCTATACATCCACATGTCACAGCCATGTCACCAACGAGTTTGTTAGGCTGCGTTGCCGTGCACACGACCAATAGCAACGCGGATTAATTTTCAGTTTGACTGTGAACGTTGTGCGTTTGGTTCTGCGTATATCAACCTGAAAATTAACATATGTGAAAAAACTTGACTTTCCCTAACCAAAGTTATATGAAGTTGGATAATACTGTTACAGAAAGTGATATTTCTTGACAAGAGAAAATATGGACATGACAATATTGTCAACAGAAAATATGGAGATGGTTGTATTGGCAGCCATGGCAGAGCAGCCAGTCGGTCCTCCACACTCTGGCAGAGGACGGGCGGCAGCTAGGCATCCAAAGACGGTCACCCATGGCCCGATGGACGCCCAAAAGATGTTCAACCTCAACACCCACCTACGAGAGGAGGCCCACAAACCCACATTGGATTGGCTGGCTACCTAGTAAGATGTAACAGGTTAACCGTTTGGCTTATAACTGGTAAACCGTAAAGCAGTTTATtagcaacaaaaaataataattaatgaacaaaacacttatatatatatatatatatatattcttagcgatttaaaagctaatgttgaaaaataaactataataaaaaactcatcaaatataaaagttttaaaatttaaatttttgttgcGCCTCATAAGTGCCGTTGTATTCTTACTAATCAATCGAGTTCGATTTGATTTTACAGGTTCTATAGGGTGCCTACGTGActttttatgttaaaaaaagtTCTCCAAAAGTGACTGGCCGGTCAAACTCTGATGAACTCCAAGAACAGACTTGATATGTTccagggcccacatgtcatgcaCGGCTAGAAAATGACAGCAGCTGAagacaagaaaaacaagaacTAGTGTCTGATGACAGGCGCCTCCTCCTTTTCATTTGCCTCCTGAAACGATTCCTCAGAGCCCATCATTCCTACGCATGAACAGTTGAGAAAGAGAGCTTCAAAAGTCATCTTGCTTGCAAAGTTGCAGTGCATTTGTAACCTAGTAGAAAGCAACTAAGCTATCTAGACATGTTGGCTCATTGTCCATCCAATCTGGAGCACACAAAAGAAGAGGTTGTAATCTCTCCAATCACAAAAACATTTTGTCTTGGACATTGACGCGGTCAGTGACATACAAATTTGATAATTAATTTCTATTATAGAATATATGAAGATCTGataaaattacaaattataGAAGTATTTTGAAACAAACGTATACAT comes from the Oryza glaberrima chromosome 9, OglaRS2, whole genome shotgun sequence genome and includes:
- the LOC127784629 gene encoding ervatamin-C-like, translated to MAPFMACASPPVLTLALLASCGALLATSMLPARATAGSCLDVGDMVMMDRFRAWQGAHNRSYPSAEEALQRFDVYRRNAEFIDAVNLRGDLTYQLAENEFADLTEEEFLATYTGYYAGDGPVDDSVITTGAGDVDASFSYRVDVPASVDWRAQGAVVPPKSQTSTCSSCWAFVTAATIESLNMIKTGKLVSLSEQQLVDCDSYDGGCNLGSYGRAYKWVVENGGLTTEADYPYTARRGPCNRTKSAHHAAKITGFGKVPPRNEAALQAAVARQPMAVAIEVGSGMQFYKGGVYTGPCGTRLAHAVTVVGYGTDMSSGAKYWTIKNSWGQSWGERGYIRILRDVGGPGLCGVTLDIAYPTLTL